Proteins encoded together in one Rossellomorea sp. y25 window:
- a CDS encoding SDR family oxidoreductase, protein MAKTIFITGAGSGLAREASLGLAKKGHRVIATTELTSQKTDLMREAEEQNLDIEVFKLDITNSRDREQITKYDFDVFVANAAINEGGPLGEVPMDRFRALFEVNVFATLETVQLAARNLVKKGSGKIVFMSSMAGISATPYVGPYTATKHAIEGIAQTLKSELEEFGVKVATINPGAFETGFNKRSAEEIWKWFDDEKNFTRKEDMLKQQEGLKDQFDPEDMIQKMIEIIPAENHKFRTVYPEETEKQLKETQQERWEMKI, encoded by the coding sequence ATGGCTAAAACAATTTTCATTACAGGAGCAGGAAGTGGTCTGGCAAGAGAAGCATCACTCGGTCTTGCAAAAAAGGGCCACCGTGTGATTGCGACGACAGAGCTTACTTCCCAGAAAACCGATCTTATGAGGGAAGCGGAAGAGCAAAATCTGGATATAGAAGTATTCAAGCTCGATATTACAAACTCCAGAGATCGGGAACAGATTACCAAATATGATTTCGACGTATTTGTAGCAAACGCAGCGATCAATGAAGGCGGACCACTCGGAGAAGTTCCTATGGACCGTTTCCGTGCACTATTTGAAGTGAACGTCTTCGCAACCCTTGAAACCGTTCAACTGGCCGCAAGGAATCTTGTGAAAAAAGGAAGCGGAAAGATCGTGTTCATGAGTTCCATGGCAGGGATATCAGCGACACCATATGTGGGTCCTTACACAGCAACGAAGCACGCCATTGAAGGAATTGCTCAAACCTTGAAATCGGAGCTTGAAGAGTTCGGAGTGAAGGTTGCAACCATCAACCCGGGTGCGTTCGAGACCGGCTTCAATAAAAGAAGCGCAGAGGAAATCTGGAAATGGTTCGATGATGAAAAGAACTTTACCCGTAAAGAAGATATGCTAAAACAGCAGGAAGGGTTAAAAGACCAGTTCGATCCGGAAGACATGATTCAAAAGATGATTGAAATCATCCCCGCCGAAAACCATAAATTCCGTACGGTTTATCCGGAAGAAACGGAGAAGCAGCTGAAGGAAACCCAGCAGGAACGTTGGGAAATGAAAATTTGA
- the mmuM gene encoding homocysteine S-methyltransferase, translating into MSNQLKLNPIDSILQKHSPLILDGALATELESHGFDLNDSLWSARILLEKPEAIEKVHADYFRAGADCAITASYQATVDGFKKRGIEKPEALELIKRTVTLAKQARDEFWKEEKGNANRPKPIVAGSVGPYGAYLADGSEYVGNYGVSDQHLADFHFPRIQALVEAGADLLAFETIPSLQEAKVLASLLKEFPDTCAWLSFSLKDGETISDGTGIEECACVFNDDEQIAAIGVNCAPIPAAKKAISVLSRNTDKPLIVYPNSGESYNAETKTWHGEEGCSAFDEQSVVWYEAGARIIGGCCRTDPGQIEALAKRWR; encoded by the coding sequence ATGTCGAATCAACTGAAGCTAAATCCCATTGATAGTATTTTACAAAAACATTCCCCACTGATTTTAGATGGAGCATTAGCCACAGAGCTGGAATCCCATGGCTTTGATTTAAACGATTCCCTTTGGTCTGCCCGTATACTTCTTGAAAAACCGGAAGCGATTGAGAAGGTTCATGCTGATTATTTCCGTGCAGGAGCCGATTGTGCGATTACAGCCAGCTACCAGGCAACGGTGGATGGTTTTAAAAAGCGAGGAATAGAGAAACCTGAAGCGCTGGAATTAATCAAGAGAACGGTTACTCTTGCCAAACAGGCCCGGGATGAATTCTGGAAGGAAGAGAAGGGCAATGCGAATCGGCCGAAACCAATCGTTGCAGGTTCTGTAGGACCTTACGGGGCATACCTTGCTGACGGCTCTGAATACGTTGGGAACTATGGAGTAAGTGATCAACATTTAGCAGATTTCCATTTTCCAAGAATCCAGGCATTAGTGGAGGCGGGTGCTGATTTGTTGGCATTCGAAACCATCCCGTCCTTGCAGGAAGCAAAGGTACTGGCTTCACTTCTGAAAGAATTTCCAGATACCTGCGCCTGGCTGTCTTTTTCATTAAAGGATGGAGAGACGATAAGTGATGGAACGGGGATTGAAGAGTGCGCGTGTGTGTTCAATGACGATGAACAAATCGCTGCAATTGGTGTGAATTGTGCACCAATTCCTGCGGCCAAGAAGGCGATAAGCGTATTAAGCAGAAACACTGACAAACCACTCATCGTGTACCCGAACTCAGGTGAGTCTTACAATGCTGAGACCAAAACGTGGCATGGGGAGGAAGGGTGCTCGGCGTTTGATGAGCAATCAGTAGTTTGGTACGAGGCAGGTGCCCGTATCATTGGTGGTTGCTGCCGGACGGATCCGGGTCAAATTGAGGCGTTGGCGAAGAGATGGAGGTAG
- a CDS encoding RsmD family RNA methyltransferase, translating to MITIEAKNYLYTYSWEANEGSLCALERRALFGKNSESGILESSVKIDPSRSPFIRERLDMICEGKSFEDLLEEIEKLEALDGFKVVYVQNPDSERVGFKKLRRIEKEVGLHLKGEAELVDPDIWFGVIQTNDRWVFGKYMKNEAVWLHHVKKPHSYSTALSTRVARAVVNIASPNPDGIKMIDPCCGIGTVLVEALSMGIDIVGSDRNPLILDGVKENIAHFGFEGAVSLKDINDVKGSYDVAVIDLPYNLCSVITDDEQLEMLRSARRFATKVVIVTLEDADANVKKAGFQIVDRCEVSKGRFVRQILVCE from the coding sequence ATGATCACTATAGAAGCGAAAAACTATTTATATACGTATTCATGGGAAGCGAACGAAGGATCCTTATGCGCATTGGAAAGAAGAGCGTTATTTGGAAAAAACTCTGAATCTGGTATTCTGGAAAGTTCAGTGAAAATAGATCCTAGTAGAAGTCCTTTTATTAGAGAACGGCTTGACATGATATGCGAGGGAAAAAGTTTTGAAGATTTACTAGAAGAAATAGAAAAATTAGAAGCACTGGATGGATTCAAAGTAGTATATGTACAAAATCCAGATTCCGAAAGAGTGGGCTTTAAGAAGCTGCGTAGGATTGAGAAGGAAGTGGGCTTGCATCTGAAAGGGGAAGCTGAGTTGGTCGATCCGGACATTTGGTTCGGGGTCATACAGACGAACGATCGTTGGGTATTCGGAAAATATATGAAAAATGAAGCCGTTTGGTTACACCATGTGAAGAAGCCGCACAGCTATTCGACTGCACTTAGCACTCGTGTAGCAAGAGCGGTCGTAAACATAGCGTCCCCAAATCCGGATGGGATCAAGATGATTGATCCTTGTTGCGGAATTGGGACAGTCCTTGTCGAGGCGTTGTCCATGGGAATCGATATTGTCGGTAGTGACCGCAATCCTTTGATCCTGGATGGAGTAAAGGAGAATATCGCTCATTTTGGTTTCGAAGGGGCAGTCTCTTTAAAGGATATTAACGACGTCAAGGGTAGCTATGATGTGGCCGTGATTGACCTTCCCTACAATCTTTGTTCAGTGATTACGGATGATGAGCAGCTTGAAATGCTTCGCAGTGCGAGACGATTTGCAACGAAGGTCGTGATCGTGACATTGGAAGATGCCGATGCAAACGTTAAAAAAGCAGGATTCCAGATTGTAGACCGCTGTGAAGTGAGCAAGGGGAGATTTGTACGGCAGATATTGGTATGTGAGTGA
- a CDS encoding 5'-methylthioadenosine/S-adenosylhomocysteine nucleosidase: MKKKLALFASLSLLALSLFTGCSSTSQTAAKEEKAERPIMIQGPMPIEAEKFAGKLENVKEEKSGSFVFYIGTLDDYPVIVAKTGKGMENTAAATAVAIEKYDPIAIINQGTSGGHDPELHVFDIVLGERTVNLGSLKTADKADNEGIDPTVWKPMDLMASEGSAGEDPNAEKIRYYDGDKDLLEAAKAVKDTYTDGKIVEGTIGSADVWNNEVDRIQWFHEKYGTSVEEMEGAAAAQIAGAYDVAFLGIRVLSNNKTNGGAYNPETASSNQEYVYEVVKEYISTMENK; this comes from the coding sequence ATGAAAAAGAAACTGGCTTTATTCGCATCATTATCCTTACTCGCATTGTCCTTATTTACTGGATGCAGTTCCACTTCACAGACTGCAGCTAAGGAAGAAAAGGCAGAGAGGCCCATTATGATTCAAGGTCCAATGCCGATTGAAGCTGAAAAGTTTGCAGGGAAATTAGAAAATGTGAAAGAAGAAAAATCGGGATCATTTGTTTTTTATATAGGAACGCTTGATGATTATCCTGTCATCGTTGCCAAAACCGGTAAAGGGATGGAAAACACGGCAGCAGCTACTGCGGTAGCCATTGAGAAATACGATCCAATCGCCATCATCAACCAAGGAACATCAGGTGGACATGACCCTGAACTACATGTATTTGATATCGTATTAGGAGAAAGAACCGTGAACCTGGGTTCATTGAAAACTGCTGACAAAGCTGATAACGAAGGAATTGATCCAACCGTCTGGAAGCCGATGGACTTAATGGCTTCTGAAGGCAGTGCAGGTGAAGACCCAAATGCTGAAAAGATCCGTTATTACGATGGAGACAAGGACTTACTTGAAGCTGCCAAAGCAGTGAAGGATACATACACTGATGGTAAGATCGTCGAGGGCACAATCGGATCTGCCGACGTGTGGAATAATGAAGTGGACCGCATCCAATGGTTCCATGAGAAATACGGTACTTCTGTAGAGGAGATGGAAGGTGCCGCAGCAGCACAGATTGCCGGTGCATATGATGTAGCGTTCCTGGGAATCCGTGTACTGTCCAATAACAAGACAAACGGTGGAGCATACAACCCGGAAACCGCATCATCGAATCAGGAATATGTCTATGAAGTGGTGAAAGAATATATTTCCACTATGGAAAATAAATAA
- a CDS encoding glucoamylase family protein has product MSNLKKYFSLLLALLLIVSATTPAAASAEHTTKGKEIALSKQLKAISKNTYRYFEDFTDKKTGLTYDAVRMDNGEINAQKFTSPTNIAMYMMSTISAEEVGLISREDAVTNIEKTLNSLKAMEKWNGLFYNWYYTEDATLMTDWGQFISTVDNGWLSAGLVVVGQAYPELYEETHALVEDMDYSTLYTPEVGQMRGGYDVATESYTSHHYGAFYTEPRVASYIAIGKEDVPEEHWWRMFRTMPESWDWQAQIPEGYTETYDGVDVFEGHYSYKGTKYVPSWGGSMFEALMPQLVLKEKELGKNALGLNNKRHVDIQIQYAKEQGYAAWGMSPAATPDNYSEFAATPLGMDGYKSDGTVTPHATFLALEYAPMEAFKNIQALKRFDMYGKYGFLDSVNVETGEVTQAYLALDQGMTMVSIVNYLKDGVIRDYFHQDQIGKSPEDLLIKETFSIK; this is encoded by the coding sequence GTGTCAAATTTGAAGAAATATTTTTCTTTGCTGTTAGCTTTATTGCTAATCGTCAGCGCCACAACCCCTGCTGCGGCTTCTGCAGAGCACACAACCAAAGGAAAAGAGATCGCTTTGTCCAAACAATTGAAAGCGATTTCAAAAAATACCTATCGATACTTCGAGGATTTTACAGATAAGAAAACCGGGCTCACTTATGATGCCGTACGAATGGATAATGGGGAGATCAATGCCCAGAAATTCACGTCACCAACGAACATCGCCATGTATATGATGAGTACGATTTCAGCTGAGGAAGTCGGCCTGATCTCACGTGAAGATGCCGTGACAAACATCGAAAAGACGTTGAATTCATTAAAAGCTATGGAAAAATGGAACGGATTATTTTACAACTGGTACTATACAGAAGATGCAACGCTCATGACAGATTGGGGGCAATTCATTTCAACTGTTGATAATGGATGGCTATCTGCAGGACTCGTTGTAGTGGGACAAGCGTATCCGGAACTCTATGAAGAGACCCACGCATTAGTAGAGGACATGGATTATTCCACTCTTTACACACCGGAAGTAGGACAAATGCGGGGCGGATATGATGTAGCAACCGAGAGCTATACTTCTCATCATTATGGTGCCTTCTATACTGAACCACGCGTAGCAAGCTACATCGCCATCGGGAAAGAGGACGTACCGGAAGAACATTGGTGGAGAATGTTCCGCACCATGCCTGAAAGCTGGGATTGGCAGGCTCAAATTCCTGAAGGATATACAGAAACATATGACGGCGTAGATGTCTTCGAAGGACATTACAGCTACAAGGGCACTAAATATGTACCAAGCTGGGGAGGAAGCATGTTTGAAGCATTGATGCCACAGCTTGTACTGAAGGAGAAAGAACTCGGGAAGAACGCACTTGGCTTGAACAATAAGCGTCATGTAGACATCCAGATTCAATATGCTAAAGAGCAAGGGTATGCAGCCTGGGGCATGTCACCAGCAGCCACACCGGATAACTATTCAGAATTTGCCGCTACTCCATTAGGCATGGACGGCTATAAGTCAGATGGCACTGTCACTCCACACGCCACTTTCCTTGCACTTGAATACGCACCGATGGAAGCGTTCAAAAACATCCAAGCGTTGAAACGTTTCGATATGTACGGGAAATACGGCTTCCTTGATTCAGTCAATGTGGAAACAGGTGAAGTGACACAAGCCTACCTCGCCTTAGATCAAGGTATGACAATGGTCTCAATCGTCAATTATTTAAAAGATGGAGTCATCAGAGATTACTTCCATCAAGATCAAATCGGGAAATCACCTGAGGACCTGCTGATAAAAGAGACGTTCTCTATTAAATAA
- a CDS encoding Gfo/Idh/MocA family oxidoreductase, which translates to MKIGLIGLGDIAKKAYLPVLSEKEGVELVLCTRNAETLNALANKYRIQEKVQTVEELIATNIDAAFVSTATEAHFEITEKLLENGINVYIDKPISLNFHETERIVQLAKESGKIAMVGFNRRFIPKVKELKEHGKPSFLLMQKNRYALPDYARRFVVEDFIHVVDTLRFLMDTEVQDVRVQHLKKEDKLHHLVIQLIGDGCTAVGIMNRDGGVTEEIIEYSAGHHKYVVDSLVETTHYHNKEVSSSSFGDWEPTLYKRGFYDLVDHFIACVQNGTTPDPSIEDSLVTHEICERIVGMIE; encoded by the coding sequence ATGAAAATCGGACTTATCGGATTAGGAGATATCGCCAAGAAAGCCTACCTGCCAGTTCTCTCTGAAAAAGAAGGAGTCGAGCTGGTGCTTTGCACGAGGAATGCTGAAACCCTGAATGCTCTGGCAAACAAATATCGGATCCAGGAAAAGGTACAGACTGTAGAAGAACTGATAGCAACCAATATAGACGCAGCATTTGTGAGTACGGCTACCGAAGCACACTTTGAAATAACGGAAAAACTACTCGAGAATGGCATCAACGTTTACATAGATAAGCCGATTTCCTTGAACTTTCACGAAACCGAAAGAATCGTCCAGCTTGCAAAAGAGAGTGGCAAAATCGCTATGGTTGGTTTCAACAGGCGTTTCATACCAAAAGTGAAAGAGCTTAAAGAACACGGAAAACCGAGCTTCCTTCTTATGCAAAAAAACAGATACGCTTTACCTGATTACGCCAGAAGGTTCGTCGTAGAAGATTTCATCCATGTTGTAGATACTCTGCGATTCTTAATGGATACAGAGGTTCAGGATGTAAGGGTTCAGCATCTAAAAAAAGAAGACAAGCTTCATCATTTAGTCATCCAGTTGATCGGTGACGGCTGTACCGCTGTGGGCATCATGAACCGTGATGGCGGTGTGACGGAAGAAATCATCGAGTACTCTGCAGGACATCATAAATATGTCGTCGACAGTCTCGTGGAAACGACTCACTATCATAATAAAGAAGTCAGCTCTTCTTCATTTGGTGATTGGGAGCCTACTTTGTATAAGCGTGGGTTTTATGATTTAGTGGATCATTTCATAGCTTGTGTGCAAAATGGTACAACGCCTGACCCATCGATTGAGGATTCACTCGTAACCCATGAAATTTGTGAGAGGATTGTCGGGATGATTGAGTAG